From a single Rosa rugosa chromosome 7, drRosRugo1.1, whole genome shotgun sequence genomic region:
- the LOC133721579 gene encoding uncharacterized protein LOC133721579 has product MSCPANSFSYNGSHCACAVGYLQNRTSHACVLFTANSTISTDGGVSDDSFAFGIPQSIFSFDSIKKFTQSQAVFLEATLVLLLSWFVFCLFLRCTKVGNDGRSIWFRLRWWVSRLDVCFATRHWLDDQKMVKKRKTELGGMFSTASWILFIGLFAALLYQIITKRSIEVHNVRASNAPDLALFNNDLEFNITTISSMSCSNLRDLGTLVTGNPGFIDYRVVPLSKFGNYSCQNTSGGPRITLRCNNCQPIQDNMYISWQFTDLPDNPAAAVGFQFNLTTRSHANKRHLSFVSGTLKNASTLDDRPVTFRGSNTNILKFSLFPRIYHNLHDLRLIQPLFHAFVPGSFFNDTSQLQASLQSPKDGKLNTTLYINFLSDYIVEIDKQNIMGPVSFLADLGGLYCISIGIFFYLLVQCEFRIKKLRNEDSVLRTIRNRRKAQDHWDKLRKYVMYTWNCKALDDCYESTNNRSCCTVFSTQPVLRNGTSQKRMHREADTISFNRKLSLNNKKTVVQECLDTVGDVEFYTSGTRVNPPESSSNSGAGVGPHLQSELLASTRNGKQQGVASCEQDSSLPKASSLTNDDMIPPPPSLELKDPAEMDMSDVQKNLKSLYEYNVMLREKLVEAQSLFHSLATNSSTEVQT; this is encoded by the exons ATGAGCTGCCCAGCAAACAGCTTCAGCTACAATGGAAGCCACTGTGCTTGTGCAGTTGGATATCTTCAGAACCGGACCAGCCACGCTTGCGTCCTCTTCACGGCTAACTCCACCATCTCCACCGACGGCGGCGTCTCCGACGACTCTTTCGCCTTTGGCATACCGCAGAGCATCTTCTCTTTTGACTCCATCAAGAAGTTCACGCAATCCCAAGCCGTGTTCTTGGAGGCCACGCTTGTGTTGCTGCTTTCTTGGTTTGTGTTCTGCTTGTTTCTGAGGTGTACCAAGGTTGGTAATGATGGGAGGAGCATCTGGTTCAGGCTGAGATGGTGGGTTAGCAGATTGGATGTTTGCTTTGCCACTAGGCATTGGCTG GATGATCAAAAGATGGTTAAGAAACGGAAAACAGAACTTGGTGGAATGTTTTCAACAGCAAGCTGGATACTCTTTATTGGTTTGTTTGCTGC GTTGCTCTACCAAATCATAACAAAGAGAAGTATTGAGGTACATAATGTCAGAGCATCAAATGCACCCGATTTGGCCTTGTTCAACAATGACCTGGAATTTAACATAACCACTATTTCTAGTATGAGCTGTTCAAACTTACGTGATCTGGGTACTTTGGTCACTGGAAATCCTGGCTTCATTGACTACAGAGTGGTTCCTCTGTCAAAATTTGGGAACTACTCATGTCAAAATACAAGTGGAGGACCAAGGATAACTCTTAGGTGCAATAATTGTCAACCAATTCAAGACAATATGTACATTTCCTGGCAGTTCACTGATCTTCCTGATAATCCTGCTGCTGCTGTTGGATTTCAATTCAATCTTACTACAAGGAGTCATGCTAATAAAAGACATCTGAGTTTTGTTAGTGGAACCCTGAAGAATGCAAGTACTTTGGATGATAGACCAGTTACATTCAGAGGGAGTAATACAAATATATTGAAATTCAGCTTATTTCCGCGGATATACCATAATCTACATGATCTAAGGCTCATCCAACCTCTGTTTCATGCGTTTGTACCGGGTTCATTCTTTAATGACACAAGTCAGCTCCAAGCATCCCTTCAAAGTCCTAAGGATGGAAAACTTAACACTACATTGTACATCAACTTCCTCTCTGACTACATTGTGGAGATAGATAAGCAAAATATTATGGGTCCTG TGAGCTTCCTTGCGGATCTTGGCGGCTTGTATTGCATCTCCATTGGCATATTTTTCTACCTTCTGGTGCAA TGTGAGTTTAGGATTAAAAAACTCCGGAATGAAGATAGTGTGCTGCGCACGATCAGAAATCGGCGGAAAGCTCAAGACCATTGGGATAAA TTGAGAAAATATGTGATGTACACATGGAACTGCAAAGCATTGGATGATTGTTATGAGAGCACAAACAACAGATCATGTTGCACTGTTTTCAGTACACAACCAGTACTCCGAAATGGGACATCACAGAAGCGAATGCACCGAGAAGCAGATACCATTAGTTTTAACAGGAAACTCAGCTTAAATAACAAGAAG ACTGTCGTTCAAGAGTGCTTGGACACTGTTGGGGATGTGGAATTTTATACATCGGGAACTAGAGTGAACCCTCCGGAAAGTTCATCAAATTCTGGAGCTGGAGTTGGACCT CATCTGCAAAGTGAATTACTTGCCTCTACAAGGAATGGAAAACAGCAAGGTGTTGCTTCATGCGAGCAAGATTCGTCCCTGCCTAAAGCATCATCTCTCACAAATGATGATATGATTCCTCCACCCCCTTCACTGG AACTAAAGGACCCTGCTGAAATGGATATGTCTGATGTTCAGAAGAATCTTAAAAGTTTGTACGAGTACAATGTGATGCTTAGGGAAAAACTAGTAGAGGCTCAGTCTTTGTTCCATTCTTTAGCTACAAACTCTTCAACAGAAGTCCAAACATAG
- the LOC133721108 gene encoding pentatricopeptide repeat-containing protein At5g27110 — MDSTKLLSLLRTCITSKSLRPGKLVHQKILTQGFQYNTLLCKNLIDFYISCHLCPSAKLVFQSIENPSNISLWNSLMTAYTKNLMFIDALELYERLLCYPYMGPDSYTYPSVLKACGALGRVGLGKMIHNHLIKTGFISDIVVASSLVGMYAKCNVFGPAIQLFDEMPERDVACWNTAISCYYQNGQAQKAMDLYEKMRSSGFEPNVVTITTVISSCARLLDLERGREIHKELIQNRFVLDSFVSSALVDMYGKCGCIDMAKEIFEQVPRKNVIAWNSMIAAYSVTGDSKSCIDLFRRMTDEGTSPSLITFSSILLASSRSVQFQHGKFVHGYMIRNYVEADIYVYSSLIDLYFVCGSISSAKNVFEKMSKTNVVSWNVMISGYVKVGNYFRALGLYDEMKEAGVRPNAITVTSILSACSQQTALEKGKEIHRTVVDSELETNEIVMGALLDMYAKCGAVDEARNVFNRLPGRDLVSWTSMITAYGSHGQTKEALKLFDEMQQSNEKPDGVTLLAVLSACSHVGLVDEGCCYFNKMIGEYGIEPRIEHYSCLIDLLGRAGRLNEAYQIIQRTPQIREDVDLLSTLFSACHLHGDQDLGVKIARLLIEKNPDDPSTYIMLSHSLASGNKWNEVRKVRLKMKELGLRKNPGCSWIEINERIQPFFVQDQSHPESEMVYQCLKLLKSHMEGDELFPHWGSAIFHTI, encoded by the coding sequence ATGGACTCCACCAAACTATTATCCCTCTTAAGAACATGCATCACTTCGAAGTCGCTGAGACCAGGCAAGCTCGTCCACCAAAAGATACTCACTCAAGGCTTCCAATACAACACCCTCTTGTGCAAAAACCTCATAGACTTCTACATCTCTTGCCATTTATGCCCTTCTGCAAAGCTTGTTTTCCAATCCATTGAAAACCCATCCAACATTTCCTTGTGGAATTCTCTCATGACGGCTTACACCAAGAACCTCATGTTCATTGACGCTCTTGAGCTCTATGAAAGGTTACTGTGTTACCCCTATATGGGTCCTGATAGTTACACCTACCCAAGTGTTCTCAAGGCCTGCGGTGCATTGGGTAGGGTAGGTCTTGGAAAGATGATCCATAACCATTTGATAAAGACTGGTTTCATATCAGATATCGTCGTGGCAAGTTCCCTTGTGGGAATGTATGCGAAATGCAATGTGTTTGGTCCTGCAATTCAgctgtttgatgaaatgcctgAAAGAGATGTGGCATGTTGGAATACTGCGATTTCTTGTTATTATCAAAATGGGCAAGCTCAGAAGGCAATGGACTTGTATGAGAAGATGAGGAGTTCTGGCTTTGAGCCTAATGTAGTAACGATCACTACTGTTATTTCATCATGTGCAAGACTTTTGGATTTGGAGAGAGGTAGGGAGATTCACAAGGAGTTGATACAAAATCGATTCGTTTTGGATTCCTTTGTTAGTTCTGCTTTGGTAGACATGTATGGGAAATGTGGATGTATAGATATGGCAAAAGAGATTTTTGAACAAGTCCCAAGAAAGAATGTCATCGCTTGGAATTCCATGATTGCAGCCTATAGTGTAACAGGTGACAGTAAATCTTGTATCGATCTTTTTAGAAGGATGACTGATGAAGGAACTAGTCCCTCTTTGATTACTTTTAGCAGCATTTTGTTGGCTAGTTCAAGATCGGTCCAATTTCAACATGGAAAATTCGTGCACGGATATATGATAAGAAACTATGTAGAGGCTGATATCTATGTTTACAGTTCGCTTATTGATCTCTACTTTGTGTGTGGAAGTATCTCGTCTGCTAAAAATGTCTTTGAAAAGATGTCCAAGACAAATGTAGTTTCTTGGAATGTTATGATTTCTGGATACGTGAAAGTGGGAAATTATTTCAGGGCTCTAGGGTTATATGATGAGATGAAAGAAGCTGGTGTAAGGCCAAACGCCATCACGGTAACTAGTATCCTATCGGCTTGTTCACAACAAACAGCACTGGAAAAGGGTAAGGAGATTCACAGAACTGTTGTTGATAGTGAGTTGGAAACCAATGAAATAGTCATGGGGGCTCTCCTTGACATGTATGCTAAATGTGGTGCGGTGGATGAAGCACGTAATGTTTTCAATAGATTACCAGGTAGAGATCTTGTGTCATGGACATCCATGATCACGGCTTATGGGTCTCATGGTCAGACTAAAGAAGCTTTAAAGCTTTTTGATGAAATGCAACAATCCAATGAAAAACCAGATGGAGTTACTCTTCTTGCAGTGCTATCTGCTTGTAGCCATGTTGGATTAGTTGATGAAGGTTGTTGCTATTTCAATAAAATGATCGGTGAATATGGGATTGAACCGAGAATAGAACATTACTCTTGCTTAATAGATCTTCTTGGCCGTGCTGGTAGGTTGAATGAAGCTTACCAAATCATCCAAAGAACTCCACAAATTAGGGAGGATGTTGACTTGTTAAGTACACTATTTTCTGCATGTCATTTGCACGGAGATCAAGACTTGGGTGTAAAAATTGCAAGATTGCTAATTGAGAAGAATCCTGATGATCCTTCAACATATATTATGTTATCACATAGTCTTGCTTCTGGAAACAAATGGAATGAGGTGCGGAAGGTGAGACTAAAGATGAAAGAATTGGGATTAAGGAAAAATCCTGGGTGTAGCTGGATTGAGATTAACGAGAGGATTCAGCCTTTCTTTGTTCAAGACCAGTCCCACCCAGAATCCGAAATGGTATATCAGTGTCTCAAACTTCTCAAGAGTCACATGGAGGGAGATGAGTTATTTCCACACTGGGGATCAGCAATATTTCATACTATATAG